In Paenibacillus sp. G2S3, a single window of DNA contains:
- a CDS encoding MogA/MoaB family molybdenum cofactor biosynthesis protein, which produces MSSVEEHRKEAPQTVSCYIITVSDTRTTETNTGGALIRSMLEEAGYEVTGSTIIKDNYQDIRELLYKCVDHAGIEAVLLTGGTGISPRDTTYEAVASLLDKTLPGFGEIFRMLSFTEDIGSAAILSRAIAGTMGKTAIFSMPGSTGAVKLAMERLIIPELRHVMREIYKR; this is translated from the coding sequence TTGTCATCTGTTGAAGAACATCGGAAAGAAGCGCCACAAACCGTTTCCTGCTATATCATTACCGTCTCGGACACCAGAACTACTGAAACAAATACCGGAGGAGCTTTGATTAGATCTATGCTCGAAGAAGCCGGATATGAAGTGACAGGCAGCACCATTATTAAAGACAATTATCAGGATATTCGTGAGCTTTTGTATAAATGCGTCGACCACGCTGGAATAGAAGCCGTACTCCTGACAGGTGGAACAGGAATTTCTCCACGGGATACGACCTATGAAGCTGTTGCCTCTTTACTTGATAAAACATTACCTGGTTTCGGTGAGATTTTTCGGATGCTAAGCTTCACAGAGGACATCGGTTCGGCCGCTATTCTTAGTCGAGCCATTGCTGGCACCATGGGAAAAACCGCAATCTTTTCTATGCCCGGCTCTACAGGAGCCGTAAAACTGGCTATGGAACGGTTAATTATCCCGGAACTTCGCCATGTGATGCGTGAAATTTACAAGCGTTAA
- a CDS encoding DUF6273 domain-containing protein, whose protein sequence is MENDKLTFTPHRNIKLGEIITFGTYSQSKDGKVLPIEWCVLQNSGGELFVLSEYILECKRYHGKSVDIKWRDCVDITWQDCDLREWVNDEFYNSAFNAAEKELIKTTRCSDNGEGTPDTEDNVFLLSVDEIKAFSEIHGKDLRRAVGTGFAKMKKPDGCSLYIYDKTDKDNYIIKDGVEVGCSWWWLRTQGNKPSRAFFVGPSYSIRSYANVSVARDGVRPALVINLP, encoded by the coding sequence ATGGAAAATGACAAGCTTACTTTTACGCCGCACCGGAACATAAAGCTTGGCGAAATCATTACATTCGGCACGTATTCACAATCAAAGGACGGTAAAGTACTGCCGATTGAATGGTGTGTTCTCCAAAACTCAGGTGGCGAATTGTTTGTTTTGAGCGAGTATATTTTAGAATGCAAGAGGTATCACGGCAAGAGCGTAGATATTAAATGGCGTGATTGCGTGGATATTACGTGGCAAGACTGTGATTTGCGTGAGTGGGTGAACGATGAATTCTATAACAGCGCATTCAACGCTGCCGAGAAGGAATTAATAAAGACGACCCGTTGCTCAGATAACGGAGAGGGTACGCCAGATACAGAGGACAACGTTTTTTTGCTTAGCGTTGATGAGATAAAGGCATTCTCAGAGATTCACGGCAAAGATCTACGGCGTGCGGTTGGCACGGGATTTGCCAAAATGAAAAAGCCCGATGGATGCAGCTTATACATATATGATAAAACGGATAAAGATAACTATATAATCAAAGACGGCGTAGAAGTTGGCTGCTCTTGGTGGTGGCTGAGAACACAAGGAAACAAGCCTTCGCGTGCGTTTTTTGTCGGTCCGAGCTACAGCATTCGCAGCTATGCGAATGTTAGTGTAGCCCGTGACGGCGTGCGCCCTGCTCTAGTAATTAATCTTCCGTGA
- a CDS encoding 2-oxoacid:acceptor oxidoreductase family protein, translating into MVQLPKVNELGFFEIRLESIGGLGANLAGKMLAEAGVVGAGMNGVSFSSYGSEKKGSAVKAHIRFCDLNTHIRDTSPVERPHVVGIFHEALAKTVNVTSGIYDHSTVLVNSAKSPEELKSSLNMMAGTIAVVDATSIALDEKNRVNMAMLGALFRMCDFLDPEIMKGVIEKSLGKKYPQAVHSAITTFERGFNEVTFMHFPLPEGAIMPEFVRSDISALGYETQPIGGTITNPGSSFLKNLSISRSGLLPHFKLEDCIHCAQCDTVCPDLCFVWEEQPDKKGRPQMFLQGIDYQYCKGCLKCVEACPTTALSGEREEDGYAESHTVRHIFDLVTQA; encoded by the coding sequence GTGGTACAGTTACCAAAAGTGAACGAACTCGGATTTTTTGAGATTCGTCTGGAATCAATTGGAGGGCTAGGCGCGAACTTAGCTGGTAAAATGCTTGCAGAAGCAGGCGTTGTCGGTGCTGGAATGAATGGAGTGAGCTTTTCTTCCTATGGTTCTGAGAAAAAGGGATCAGCGGTAAAAGCGCATATTCGTTTTTGTGATTTGAACACGCATATTCGTGACACTTCACCAGTAGAACGACCCCATGTCGTAGGAATCTTCCATGAAGCGTTGGCAAAGACCGTTAACGTGACAAGCGGAATTTATGATCATAGCACGGTGCTGGTGAATTCGGCCAAATCGCCGGAGGAATTGAAGTCCTCCCTGAATATGATGGCAGGAACTATAGCAGTTGTTGATGCTACATCAATCGCATTAGATGAGAAGAACCGCGTAAACATGGCAATGTTAGGTGCGTTGTTCCGGATGTGTGATTTCTTGGATCCTGAAATTATGAAGGGTGTTATCGAGAAATCACTTGGCAAAAAATATCCGCAAGCTGTTCATTCAGCAATAACTACTTTCGAACGTGGATTTAATGAAGTTACCTTCATGCATTTCCCATTACCAGAAGGTGCGATTATGCCTGAGTTCGTTCGGTCTGATATTTCGGCCTTAGGTTATGAAACTCAGCCTATCGGTGGTACCATTACGAATCCTGGCAGCAGCTTTTTAAAGAATCTCAGCATTTCAAGATCCGGTTTATTGCCTCATTTTAAATTAGAGGATTGTATTCATTGTGCGCAGTGCGATACGGTATGTCCTGATTTATGCTTTGTTTGGGAGGAGCAGCCTGATAAGAAGGGACGTCCGCAAATGTTCCTGCAAGGGATTGATTATCAATACTGCAAAGGCTGTTTAAAATGCGTAGAAGCTTGCCCTACAACGGCATTGTCTGGCGAGCGCGAGGAGGATGGCTACGCAGAGAGTCATACGGTCCGGCATATTTTTGATCTCGTAACCCAAGCCTAA
- a CDS encoding amino acid permease, translating into MSSNEASLQKKLLPRHISFMAMGGVIGTGIFKGSSETISIAGPAVILTYVLAGLLLLVVMGAIAEMATVYPNRNMKDFIREAFGERLSFIVGWLYCFMWLTVCVIEVLAAGSFLQYWLPDVPLWLLSLASGALIIGINMMSVGGYGETEFWLAGIKIAMIIIFIILGSSLIFGLLPMTEATPYLHNFTDYGGFLPRGWTPIFSALLVVMFSYGGSELIGLTLTETQDAEKVLPKVVKSFILRVILFYTLPILIICGLIPWNQLNEHTSPFVQVLAATGLKGADHVMNFILITAVLSAANSGIYGATRMLHSMASQGEAPRSLAKTSAKGVPINSLKLCAVVLVIGSLLAYFAQDGLFRLLMAVPGFVVILVWISICMSQLKLRKSYPKEPTFKVWGFPYITVVTLVCLTVIAVSFLFDVQNRISIGTCLAVLLMLTIWSFVKFKKKN; encoded by the coding sequence GTGAGTTCAAACGAAGCATCATTACAGAAGAAATTGCTTCCTCGGCATATCAGCTTTATGGCGATGGGCGGAGTAATCGGTACGGGAATTTTTAAAGGAAGTTCTGAGACCATAAGCATTGCCGGACCTGCGGTTATTCTTACTTATGTATTAGCAGGCTTGCTACTCTTAGTGGTCATGGGGGCAATAGCCGAAATGGCTACGGTGTACCCGAATAGGAACATGAAGGACTTCATTCGTGAGGCTTTTGGAGAACGTCTCTCCTTTATCGTGGGTTGGTTATATTGCTTCATGTGGTTGACCGTCTGTGTAATTGAAGTACTGGCAGCAGGCAGCTTCTTACAATACTGGTTACCGGATGTTCCATTATGGCTGCTTAGTCTTGCAAGTGGCGCTTTAATTATCGGCATCAACATGATGAGTGTAGGTGGTTATGGAGAAACGGAGTTTTGGTTAGCCGGTATCAAAATTGCTATGATCATCATCTTCATTATTTTAGGAAGCTCATTAATTTTTGGGCTGTTGCCAATGACTGAGGCTACGCCTTACTTACACAACTTTACAGATTATGGTGGATTTCTCCCGAGAGGCTGGACCCCCATTTTCTCTGCCCTACTTGTCGTCATGTTCTCTTACGGCGGATCAGAGCTGATCGGGCTAACCTTGACGGAGACACAGGATGCAGAGAAGGTCTTACCTAAGGTTGTCAAAAGCTTCATTCTGCGCGTTATTCTGTTCTATACCTTACCGATCTTAATCATCTGTGGATTAATTCCCTGGAATCAACTGAATGAGCATACCAGTCCGTTTGTTCAGGTGTTAGCCGCTACAGGACTTAAGGGTGCCGATCACGTTATGAACTTCATTCTAATTACAGCGGTACTCTCTGCTGCCAATTCTGGTATCTATGGCGCCACCCGCATGTTGCACTCTATGGCGTCACAGGGCGAAGCACCACGCAGCTTGGCAAAAACTTCTGCAAAAGGTGTACCCATCAACAGCCTGAAGCTCTGTGCCGTTGTTCTTGTTATTGGTTCCTTGTTAGCGTACTTCGCCCAGGATGGATTGTTCCGTTTGCTAATGGCTGTTCCAGGCTTTGTGGTTATTCTCGTATGGATCAGCATTTGTATGTCACAACTTAAACTGAGAAAATCTTATCCGAAAGAACCAACCTTTAAGGTATGGGGATTCCCTTATATAACCGTTGTTACACTTGTTTGTTTAACTGTTATCGCGGTTTCTTTTCTCTTCGATGTTCAGAACCGTATCAGTATAGGAACATGTCTAGCTGTTCTGTTGATGCTTACGATTTGGTCGTTCGTAAAATTCAAGAAAAAGAATTAA
- a CDS encoding carcinine hydrolase/isopenicillin-N N-acyltransferase family protein — MLKNEINRVCKNQDVIYDGVYLFTNQRGLQKTALMMPPAQPASWISQYGSLTISQIGKENPNGGMNEAGLVVEQTTLWQTKYPAMDERPGLGELHFIQYLLDTCATVQEALAAATTVRIDQSTSSLHYLLADRRGDQAILEFLDGRLVVYKGKLSVPIIANTAYADAVQAIQRVAFMGWEDRDAYEQNSLDRFKIAYEALSTLAEQTPDMDFAFKVLATAQREDTVYSLIYDLNQLQIEVMTQRNQERIKIRLDEFDFSVKGPAQAANLQKLHANHERAKFENYSADFNHKVVQSFFRDPVLTSIFRWEISDDMIRFVANYPDSFFRAE; from the coding sequence ATGCTTAAAAATGAAATCAATAGAGTCTGTAAAAATCAGGATGTAATCTACGATGGAGTGTATCTCTTTACGAATCAAAGAGGTTTACAGAAGACTGCATTAATGATGCCTCCAGCTCAACCCGCTTCTTGGATTTCTCAGTATGGAAGCCTAACCATCTCACAAATTGGAAAAGAAAATCCTAATGGGGGGATGAATGAAGCAGGGCTGGTGGTGGAGCAAACGACACTTTGGCAGACTAAATATCCTGCGATGGATGAACGCCCTGGATTAGGTGAACTGCATTTTATTCAATATTTACTTGATACCTGTGCTACTGTTCAGGAAGCATTGGCAGCAGCTACGACGGTTCGTATCGATCAAAGCACTTCAAGTTTACATTATCTGTTGGCTGACCGGAGGGGGGATCAAGCGATTCTGGAGTTTTTAGATGGACGGTTGGTTGTATATAAAGGCAAGCTTTCCGTTCCTATTATCGCTAATACTGCGTATGCGGATGCTGTACAGGCGATTCAGAGGGTGGCTTTCATGGGCTGGGAAGATCGGGATGCTTATGAACAGAATTCACTGGATCGCTTTAAGATTGCTTATGAGGCATTAAGCACATTAGCGGAGCAAACGCCTGACATGGATTTTGCATTTAAAGTACTTGCCACAGCACAGCGCGAGGATACTGTATATAGCCTGATATACGATCTGAATCAGCTACAGATAGAGGTTATGACTCAGCGAAACCAAGAACGAATTAAGATTCGTTTAGATGAGTTTGATTTTTCTGTAAAGGGGCCTGCTCAAGCTGCTAACCTACAAAAGCTGCATGCAAACCACGAAAGAGCCAAGTTCGAGAATTACTCCGCTGATTTCAATCATAAAGTAGTCCAATCCTTTTTTAGAGATCCGGTTTTGACTTCCATCTTTAGATGGGAGATCTCTGATGACATGATTCGATTTGTAGCCAATTATCCAGATTCTTTTTTTAGGGCTGAGTAA
- a CDS encoding thiamine pyrophosphate-dependent enzyme: MAIDYEKEISSTKVEQKFLYESGNEMAAYAAHQINYHVMGYFPISPSTEVAQFLDTMKANGQHDIMLIPSDGEHSSAGICYGASTAGGRVFNATSAQGYMFMLEQLPVQAGTRMPMVMNLICRSISGPLNIHGDHSDLYFALNTGWPILMCRDPQSVYDMNLMALKLAEHAKVRLPVMVASDGYFTSHQKRRVQAFTHREDVHKFVGPQPPVGFTDTLDRNHPVTVGPYMNEPDYINNRYQQSVAMYNAGEVFEEIAKEFAELTGRHYPMIEEYRMDDAEVAVFLMNSASEIIKDVVDQLRLQGIKAGAISPNMIRPFPQKQIAEALKNVKAITVGDRADSVGGHGGNMVNEIKAALFTYGNTTTKVISRIYGLGGKDFYAEDGHAFFQLALDAVAADRVEVPFDYYGHNPGAPDKAPQRLLKPMDFDSLKTGLITVKQDEATGKLSVRIPPLRSLTKKPKRLAPGHGACPGCGIFSGLETFFKGIEGDIVALYHTGCAMVTTTGYPYSSHKSTFIHNLFQNGAATLSGVVEMFWERKRRGELDGLGLQDDFTFVMVTGDGGMDIGMGPAIGAALRGHKMIIVEYDNEGYMNTGAQQSYSTPLGHRTSTSSIGKNQQGKVTQHKDTAQIMAATNIPYVFTGSEAYPQDLVKKAAKAQWYAQNEGLVYGKILIACPLNWMSEDKEGTNIVSLAVESCFFPLYEVEHGSTNITYNPEDKGKRVELSAWLKTMGKTRHLLKPENEPALRSFEAEVERRWNRLKAKHEHPDL, translated from the coding sequence GTGGCTATCGATTATGAAAAAGAAATAAGCTCTACGAAGGTAGAGCAGAAATTCCTATATGAATCCGGCAATGAAATGGCAGCTTATGCTGCACATCAGATTAATTATCATGTGATGGGTTATTTTCCGATCTCCCCATCGACAGAAGTCGCTCAATTTCTTGATACCATGAAAGCGAACGGTCAGCATGATATTATGCTTATTCCATCAGATGGTGAACACAGCTCTGCAGGAATCTGTTATGGAGCTTCGACAGCTGGCGGACGTGTATTTAATGCTACCAGTGCCCAAGGTTATATGTTCATGCTAGAGCAATTGCCGGTACAAGCTGGTACACGGATGCCTATGGTTATGAATTTAATCTGTCGCTCAATATCTGGTCCGCTTAATATTCACGGTGACCATTCTGATTTGTATTTTGCGCTAAATACGGGCTGGCCGATTCTGATGTGCCGTGATCCACAATCTGTTTATGATATGAATCTGATGGCACTTAAGCTTGCTGAGCACGCCAAAGTGCGACTTCCAGTAATGGTAGCATCGGATGGGTATTTTACCTCGCACCAGAAACGTCGCGTACAGGCATTTACTCACCGTGAGGATGTTCATAAATTCGTTGGGCCACAACCTCCGGTAGGCTTTACGGATACACTAGATCGCAATCATCCGGTTACCGTAGGTCCGTATATGAATGAACCTGACTATATCAATAACCGCTATCAGCAGTCGGTAGCGATGTATAATGCGGGTGAAGTCTTCGAAGAAATCGCTAAAGAATTCGCTGAACTGACTGGACGCCACTATCCAATGATCGAAGAGTATCGGATGGATGATGCGGAAGTAGCCGTATTCTTGATGAACTCTGCCTCAGAGATCATTAAAGATGTTGTAGATCAGCTTCGTTTGCAAGGGATTAAAGCAGGTGCAATTTCGCCGAATATGATTCGTCCTTTCCCGCAGAAGCAAATTGCGGAAGCGCTGAAGAATGTTAAGGCAATCACCGTAGGCGACCGTGCGGATTCGGTTGGTGGTCACGGCGGTAATATGGTAAATGAGATCAAGGCAGCACTGTTCACCTATGGTAACACTACTACAAAGGTAATTAGCCGTATTTACGGGTTGGGCGGTAAGGACTTCTACGCAGAAGATGGTCATGCATTCTTCCAATTAGCATTGGATGCCGTTGCTGCAGACCGTGTTGAAGTACCTTTTGACTACTATGGTCACAATCCAGGTGCACCGGACAAAGCGCCACAGCGTCTATTGAAGCCGATGGACTTTGATTCACTGAAGACAGGATTAATTACGGTTAAACAGGATGAAGCAACAGGGAAATTAAGTGTGCGGATACCCCCACTGCGCAGCTTGACAAAGAAACCTAAACGACTGGCACCAGGTCACGGCGCATGTCCAGGCTGTGGGATTTTCTCAGGACTGGAGACGTTCTTCAAAGGTATCGAAGGGGATATTGTAGCGCTTTATCACACGGGTTGTGCGATGGTAACAACTACGGGCTATCCATATTCCTCTCATAAATCTACATTTATTCATAACCTGTTCCAAAATGGTGCAGCTACCTTATCCGGTGTCGTAGAAATGTTCTGGGAACGCAAACGCCGTGGTGAATTAGATGGACTTGGGCTTCAAGACGACTTCACATTCGTTATGGTAACTGGGGATGGCGGGATGGATATCGGAATGGGTCCTGCGATTGGGGCTGCACTACGCGGTCACAAAATGATTATCGTAGAGTACGATAATGAAGGTTACATGAACACAGGTGCTCAGCAGTCTTATTCCACACCACTGGGTCACCGTACTTCTACATCCAGCATTGGTAAGAATCAGCAAGGTAAAGTTACACAGCATAAGGATACTGCGCAAATCATGGCAGCTACTAACATTCCATATGTCTTCACAGGTTCCGAAGCTTACCCGCAGGATCTCGTGAAGAAAGCGGCAAAAGCACAGTGGTACGCTCAGAACGAAGGTCTAGTGTACGGTAAAATCCTGATCGCATGCCCATTGAACTGGATGTCTGAAGATAAAGAAGGCACCAACATCGTCTCGCTGGCTGTTGAATCTTGCTTCTTCCCTCTATATGAAGTGGAGCATGGTTCTACGAATATCACGTACAATCCAGAAGACAAAGGCAAACGCGTTGAGCTCTCTGCTTGGTTGAAGACAATGGGCAAAACTCGCCATTTACTGAAGCCTGAGAATGAGCCAGCGTTACGCAGCTTCGAGGCAGAAGTGGAGCGTCGCTGGAATCGTCTAAAAGCAAAACATGAGCATCCTGATTTGTAA
- a CDS encoding GTP-binding protein — protein sequence MEQVVPVYILSGFLGSGKTTLLQRLLDHWKNQGLRPAVVMNELGEVNLDGLLVEQTVPMAELLGGCICCSIRSDLSTELATLIKKESPDVVVIEATGAANPLEIVDGVTEISLYQKVELKSLITVVDAAHLLELYRAQQGATYRLMQEQIRCASILLLNKIDRITAEEAEEVTSVLRKWNAYAPILPTVRCEVETEELLRDAGGVLTDAQLEEVEDASESFLHDEDEHSTSGTHATHDHVMAYTHYFKRPVNSEEFEQFVKELPRDVYRAKGIVTFNDTSSRFLFQYAYREADFMKITPQGEVPDVAVFIGEHFSSSELRTRLLEMEGRTFVRPNSIKRSL from the coding sequence ATGGAACAGGTCGTACCTGTGTATATATTGTCAGGATTTCTGGGGAGCGGCAAAACAACATTGCTGCAGCGCCTACTAGATCATTGGAAAAATCAGGGTTTACGCCCTGCAGTAGTGATGAATGAGCTGGGTGAAGTGAATTTGGATGGATTACTAGTTGAGCAAACTGTCCCTATGGCAGAACTACTTGGTGGATGCATATGCTGTTCTATCCGAAGTGATCTTAGTACAGAACTTGCTACACTGATCAAGAAGGAGTCTCCGGATGTCGTCGTGATTGAGGCAACAGGCGCTGCGAACCCGCTGGAAATTGTGGATGGCGTAACCGAGATTTCGTTGTATCAAAAAGTAGAACTGAAAAGCTTGATCACCGTCGTTGATGCCGCGCATCTTCTTGAGCTGTATCGTGCACAGCAGGGGGCAACTTATCGTTTGATGCAGGAGCAGATTCGCTGCGCTTCTATCTTGCTATTGAATAAAATTGATCGTATAACCGCTGAAGAAGCGGAAGAGGTTACCTCTGTACTGCGGAAATGGAACGCTTATGCACCTATCCTGCCAACTGTACGTTGTGAGGTGGAAACGGAGGAACTGCTGCGTGATGCAGGTGGAGTTCTTACGGATGCACAACTGGAAGAGGTTGAGGACGCGAGTGAAAGCTTCTTGCATGATGAAGATGAACACTCTACTAGTGGTACACATGCTACCCACGATCATGTTATGGCGTATACACATTATTTTAAACGCCCGGTAAACAGTGAGGAATTCGAACAGTTTGTTAAGGAACTACCGCGTGATGTATACAGAGCTAAAGGGATTGTGACCTTTAATGATACCTCCAGTCGGTTTCTTTTCCAATATGCCTATCGTGAAGCTGATTTTATGAAAATCACACCACAGGGCGAAGTGCCAGACGTAGCCGTATTTATCGGTGAACATTTCTCATCTAGTGAACTGCGCACTAGGCTGCTGGAGATGGAGGGACGTACCTTCGTTCGTCCTAACTCTATTAAGAGAAGTCTATAA
- a CDS encoding IS3 family transposase, whose amino-acid sequence MEKHRSEFLLEKMCKALHVSRSGYYKWRTEKTSTHMLRKAAIMKRIQYHFVDHQKRYGSPKITRLLHQEGYTITERTVSVYMRHMKLRSIVSKTYRVQTTDSNHDHPIAPNTLNQQFKILKPNTVWVTDITYIPCRGGRLYLASVMDLCTREIVGWRLENHMETSLVLGALQDAYAAKQPEKGLLHHSDRGSQYTSHEYTKQLKAYGMESSMSRRANCYDNACIESWHSILKKELIYCNPRFKTKEQAYQTLFQYIEFYYNRKRMHGALGYLSPVRFAEQLTRMSVA is encoded by the coding sequence ATTGAAAAGCATCGCTCCGAGTTTCTTTTGGAGAAGATGTGCAAGGCCCTACATGTGTCACGGAGCGGGTACTACAAGTGGCGGACAGAAAAAACCAGTACGCATATGCTTCGTAAGGCTGCGATAATGAAGCGAATTCAGTATCATTTTGTAGACCATCAAAAGCGATATGGGAGTCCGAAGATCACCCGCCTGTTACATCAAGAAGGCTATACCATTACCGAACGCACGGTGAGTGTGTATATGCGACATATGAAGCTTCGCTCCATTGTGTCCAAAACGTATCGCGTACAGACCACCGACTCCAATCATGACCATCCGATTGCCCCGAATACGCTGAACCAGCAATTTAAGATACTCAAACCCAATACAGTATGGGTTACCGACATTACATACATTCCATGCCGGGGAGGTCGCTTGTACCTGGCTAGTGTGATGGATCTTTGCACGCGTGAAATCGTGGGGTGGCGCTTAGAGAACCACATGGAAACTAGTCTGGTTTTGGGAGCCTTACAAGATGCTTACGCAGCAAAACAGCCGGAAAAAGGTCTATTACATCACTCCGATCGAGGTTCTCAATATACCTCTCATGAATACACGAAACAGTTGAAAGCGTACGGCATGGAGTCTAGCATGAGTCGCAGAGCTAACTGTTATGATAACGCCTGTATCGAGTCGTGGCACAGCATTTTGAAAAAGGAGCTCATTTATTGTAATCCACGATTCAAAACTAAGGAGCAAGCCTACCAAACACTTTTTCAATATATTGAGTTTTACTATAACCGCAAGCGAATGCATGGTGCACTGGGGTATCTTTCTCCAGTTCGTTTTGCTGAGCAATTGACTAGAATGTCTGTTGCGTGA
- a CDS encoding four-helix bundle copper-binding protein: MTRIQYQECIDACLESMNACNYSYVSSLKEYDLASLRESMRLDRECADICSYAIQAMTRQSPFVGGILRLCAEICEACADESSKHIHNHCQKCIDACRRAAEACRLISDAVEVYA, from the coding sequence ATGACCCGAATTCAATATCAGGAGTGCATTGACGCTTGTTTAGAAAGTATGAATGCCTGTAATTATAGCTATGTCTCAAGCCTAAAAGAATATGATCTTGCTTCTCTGCGTGAAAGCATGCGGCTAGATCGTGAATGTGCGGATATTTGCTCTTATGCCATACAAGCGATGACTCGTCAAAGTCCGTTTGTAGGCGGAATCCTAAGATTATGTGCAGAAATTTGTGAAGCCTGCGCGGACGAGAGCAGCAAGCATATACATAATCACTGTCAGAAGTGCATTGATGCCTGCCGTAGAGCTGCAGAGGCATGTCGTTTGATTAGCGATGCTGTTGAGGTTTATGCGTAA
- a CDS encoding transposase, producing MGEHRQRYNEEFKKQTVQFIQEQTKTVGDLAEELNIPKSTLHQWMSQYRELKNEPAASVDRVRELEAQLKEMSRQLQEKDNKIADVEEELAIVKKAVHIFSKPRN from the coding sequence ATGGGAGAACATCGACAACGGTATAACGAAGAATTTAAAAAACAGACAGTGCAGTTCATTCAAGAGCAAACAAAGACAGTAGGCGACTTGGCGGAAGAGCTCAACATCCCAAAAAGTACCCTGCATCAATGGATGAGCCAGTATCGAGAACTAAAGAATGAACCAGCAGCTAGCGTGGATCGAGTACGGGAACTCGAGGCACAGTTGAAAGAAATGAGCCGTCAACTTCAGGAAAAAGATAACAAGATTGCCGATGTGGAAGAGGAATTAGCAATCGTAAAAAAAGCAGTGCACATCTTCAGCAAACCAAGGAACTGA